The Lacerta agilis isolate rLacAgi1 chromosome 16, rLacAgi1.pri, whole genome shotgun sequence genomic sequence CTGTCTGGCTCAAAGCTGGACTTGGGTCTGAGGTATATGAAGGAAGCACAGCCAAAGTGGATGACCACCACAGTAAGATGAGCCCCACAAGTGGAGAAGGCTCTCTGGCGCCCCCCAGGGGCAGAAACTCTCAACACAGCTCTCATGATAAATGTGTACGAGAGAAGAATCAGAAACAAGGGGAGGCCCAGAACAAACAGACCAAGGAGAAGCAAGGCTACCTCGCTAAAATGTGTATCTGCACAGGCCAGGTCCAGGAGAGGTGGAATATCACAGAAGAAATGCTGGAGGCGGTTATGGCCTGGGCAGAAGGGAAGATGGAAGACAGCGGTGGTCATGCTAGCACCGACGCAGAAACCAATGAAAGTGCAGAGTGAGATCAGCTTGGTACACATCTGTCCTCCCATTCGTGTCACATAGTGCAGTGGGTCACGAACTGCCACTGAGCGGTCGTACCCCATGGCTGCCAAGAGGAAGCAGTTAGTAGATGCCAACGAAGAGGCAAAGAACATTTGTGCCACGCAGCCAGGGAAGGAGATGGAAGAAACACCATCAGGTGATGCCATACCTGTTAATGCTTTGGGCACCAAAGCTATGCTTATAAAGGTCTCTGAGAGGGCCAGGGAGCAGAGGAGGATGTACATCGGTGTCTGAAGGTGGGTATCCTTCCATACAGCCAAGCCCAGCAGGAC encodes the following:
- the LOC117061208 gene encoding olfactory receptor 10Z1-like — encoded protein: MAQGLASGAPEIASAQTQTSEIVAKDVQENQTRPSEFLLIGLSDLPQLRFIILAVFLFFYLLTLSGNVLLGLAVWKDTHLQTPMYILLCSLALSETFISIALVPKALTGMASPDGVSSISFPGCVAQMFFASSLASTNCFLLAAMGYDRSVAVRDPLHYVTRMGGQMCTKLISLCTFIGFCVGASMTTAVFHLPFCPGHNRLQHFFCDIPPLLDLACADTHFSEVALLLLGLFVLGLPLFLILLSYTFIMRAVLRVSAPGGRQRAFSTCGAHLTVVVIHFGCASFIYLRPKSSFEPDRDRLVSVGYCVVTPLLNPMVYSLRNREVHAALKKTLGLKVAAT